ACTCTTTACAGTGCATGaagacgttttttttgttttgttttgtttgtttttttaaagagaaattgTCAATAAGCCACTTAGATTGACATTTGAATACTCTTGCACACATCATATTGCTCAATTTACCCACCCCCTTTGCCAAAAAAATTTAATACATTATATTGCCAAATGTATTTATGAGATGTAattttgtatatgtatatggaTATTGCTTTATTTAAACACAAGCTAAGATCATTCTCTCCTTCCCTAGACATTTTGTTGGTTCTCACATAGACTGTTACACAGCAACACCACGGAAAAGATGCCATCCTGACCTTAAAACACTGCCATAGCTTTTATTTCAAGAACACAACCTCTGTACCTTGGGTTTTAACCAATAATGAACTTGCTAATAGTTGTCCTAGTCTCATAACTACTGTACCTTATTCTTTTTGGAGAGCTCTTAGCAATGTGCCCAGGTCAAGGTCTGCATGCTTTATGCATTTCAGAGTAGCATGGCTGGTATAGAACAAGTCTTGTCATTAAGTCACAGTAAATAAGCTCGAATCATGTCCAGAAAATATACTATATGTAAACTTTTTGACAGGCTTATTAAATGCCCGGGTCATCAGACAGGACCAAACTGTGTACTCCTCAAAGTGTCCCAGGATCTCATTTCTCTTGTTCTCAAGGTGCTCTCAGTCATCTTGGACGTCAAGGTGTTTGCTTCCCTTTAATGTGGTTCCTCTCAAACATCCTTGAGGCtgaactgaatgaataaatggcTGGAACATTACGTATGCCGATTTGAAATACTGTAAGTGGCGTACAATCTTCCATATCACTCTGGGTGTTAAACAGGTGGCTCACaatttgcattatttattacCGTTAATGTTGTTATCACTTTTATTGCTATATTTGATGGTATTATTATCCTTATTGCTCTTGCAACAGATTGGTTTGATGTCAGTGGTTTTTATCTCAGTTTTTGGGACAGTGTGGAGAACTTTTTAGACTTTCCCAAATGTACGAAGTTATATATTCCAGCTTTTTTTCTGTCCGAGTGGATAGTGTTTGACATTCTGCCATGGCATGGTGACAATATGCtctttttacaaatgtttcatAGTGGTGAGGCATGCAGAGTGACAGCCTGCTCACACTGACCTTTGGTGCAACACCACCGTCAAGCCTGGAGTCACCATAGAAATCTGCACACTCTCTCGATTTGGAATAAGATTTGCTGTGGTTACTCACAGCAGACCGTTCCAGccagtttacagtctgacactACTCAAATCATGCTGCCAGTCCCAGTTGTCTCTCACAAAAAATACTCTAAGGTTAGGCCAGCAATTTTCTACGTTCAGTAGCTTTGCTTGCAGCCGGTCATACACTAAACACTGCTGAAAGAAGCACTATAATACTTTCCACCATGATGTGTACAGCACCATCTTCTATGTGTAATTATTTATGCagatgtcttaaaaaaaaaaaagagttccaATAGAGTCATGTAGAAAACATCTATATAACAATAAGGAAATAATGACTATATAAAAAGATATCAGTATTGACATAtatagagagaaaaatatttcatctgagaagttatttattcaaaaatatTGGCAGATTTATAAATTGGTCTATATTGAAAGAGGAATAATTCAACTATGTCTTGTCCATGTTTACCTGGTTTGCTTCCCCTCCTTTCCTGCCCCACAATGAGAATGTATTTAATTcccccaaccccaacccccccccccctcactgCCCTGCCTGTAATGGAATAAACTGCAAACTATGAAAACAACTGTGAATTTCTTTCATATCTCTTTCAGCATGCACCACTGATATGCTGTTGTCTGTTTAAACAAGCCTCAAATTGTGGGTGCTTGTTTTCTTCACAGCTACGAATTGTTCCAGTTTAGCTCAGGTATTTTAATAAGAACATAATGTATACGTGTCTTATTTAATGAATGTGTTCTATTTAGACTCTTCAAAATCTAGTGTTTGTTGTTGGCACACTTAGGCAAAAAGTTGCTCAGATAAACAGATTTATCGCTAAAGCTAATAGTTTTAAGTACCAAGGATACATGCCAAATGGACCCACCCTGAAAAAGTTGGTGCTTTAAGTGTGATGTAAAGACTGTGTCATCAGTTTTAGAACTGCTGAGCATAGATGGATTTTGGGTATGGGCGGCATGAGTTGTTCCGATCTATATTTAAGCCCAAGTGTAGGTGCAGTGTATTGTGCAGGAGGTGTTATAGAGATCAGAACCTCCTGTTCAGCCTCATGGAGGTGTCATGGGTACAGCATAGATGGGAGGTGCCTGTTCGATAACACCAATGACGCACCGCGGTCCTGTATTTGTCCTGAATTACTGAGTTAGTCTGTAATTCTTACAGCTGCCTTCAATTGCTGACTGGCTCACGTCAGGCCTTTGCTTATCTGAAACCATTTGTGAGCAGCTGGTACTGTACATCCAAAAGTATTTGTGAAATCTGTGATTACTCCCCAACCCAAGACGGTGCACACAAGTCAAATTTTCAAGTTTCAAACcgcattcacttgaaaaaaactGGTTTTGCAATGGCAAGATTTACAGCAGgtaatgtataaaaacaaagatggtTCCCTTTAAAGAAAGTTATCCTTAAACCttaggggaaaaaaattaaCAAGGTCCACTGAGGAAGATCATGGGGTGTGATTGAAAGCTCAGTGAGAGGTAAGTGAGTAGACCAGGCATGTACAAAGTctggcccgggggccaatcacagcaagcagtcagatttcatgcggccacagcttcatttttataatatattatttatggcttGCTAGGAttagatactgtatggctggcagATTTGGCTTctttggttgacataacgaagcatttggACCTTTagggacataactgctggtgttatatatctgtaaaaTATTCCTTTTGAATGATCTTGcgaaagagaagagcaagagtgatgcgttaaaaatttaaatgttaacagactttgcattgctcataataagtcatgtttagaatgaacatgaggttcagatttgtatcaaacTCCTGCAAGTTTAACGTatttcatacaatttattcttctATTGTTTTCTGACCtgagatgtgaaagaaaggaagaatagtttgtaatatttgttcacacctggattggtttagatttggtgacattgccattttttttttaaataaaaagacattgaAAATATAATTCTTACAGAACAATGCACAtgcatttttcatctttcaaatgttagtattggctcCCGGgaatcttcacattgtcaaatctgtccCTCTTTTAAAAGAAGTCTGGACACCGCTGGAGTAGACCttaattacatttctgtcaaaTAGTTTAATGGATTTACATTCCCAACAGGTTTTGTGAAGCCTAATTAATTAAAGACTCCGTGCGTTTGGTAAAACATGTTAGTGTCTCgactagtgatgtgtcggttgCGAACGAACCaactctttgaagtgaacgacgggagccggctcctcgtTGTGAGCCGATTTAAGGAGCCgtttattcaattattttgattgataaattaattaaatagttagtacgttttatttatatagcacgttTTTACACCAAAtacactgaccaaagtgctttacaatgtcaaaaataaaataaaatataataacatttaaaaatataacattactaataaaattaattaataaaaccagtTAATAAAATGCGGAAGAGCCGTTTGGAGCCGAAAGACCGGCTCTAAAGTATgcagccaaaagaaccggctctccaaaaagagccgaaattcccatcactagtctCGACCTAGACAGATGTATAAGGACTAGACATAGAGGACATGGGTAGTAGTCAAAATATAGCGGGCGATAGATGTACGAGAGAGATTGAGAGATAGATACTATAGGGGCGCTATAGAGAGATCTTATAGCTGAGATAGCATGAGCGGATAGATATATCTACGATAGAGATAGAGGTGATAGCGATAGGAGAGATGTAGATTCTATATACGATAGAgatatatattgttatttatatatatacatatatctatACCTAtatctgttatatatatatttacatggtatcatatatattattactctataatatattattatatcatatatatatactataatatatctatatatatatatatatctatgtcatatttacatatctatatattatgctgtcaaaattaacagGGGTATAGAAGAAGCATTTTAACTTGCCCAAGCTAcaaccggccctgcttgttttagtttacgcAGCAGATCTCCACCTCAATATGGCGGGACACGTAACGATCGGCAGCGACGGACCACCTGCCTCAGTTAGGCGTCTGTGTATActtatgtctatgatctatcctaactaaaggaggtaGTTGTGTATTATATGTCTTGAATCTATCCTAAACTAAAGGCGAGattctgtggtgtaaagatggataggacggacttttagggggaacatttcatttttaaaaagttgcccgacggctcgttggacaaacaAAAGGCATTTGCcccacagtttgcaaagccgaatttaaaaTTCCACATGACGCGTcgtaacacgactttaacatatcacctcaagcaaaacacccagtcttACACTACAGGGTGTGGCACTGTCAGTTATATTTCtcattctgccttttttctgtttgcactgggCACTATGTGCCACCTTAAGCCAAttcacatgaatgaatttcaatataactttctctgtgtttcttctaCATTAATTTGCTCATTttaccataaataaatattcattataagcttcagtctcagaaaaatgcatttaatttattgtacatttattgatagattaatcgccGATAATCGCGATTAATTCAGAAATTTTGCGATtcattagttaatttttttaaatcgctTCCAGcccttaatatatatatatatatatatatctatatatatatataaatatatatatatatatatatatatatatacacacagacatatatacatgtatatatatgtctatggtgtcTATGAGTCAGTCTCGACGTCCACCAGAGGGAGGCGGAGGTGACGTCAGTCAGACCCGAAGAAGAAATCACTGAACGTCTGCGCTGCTTCCGGGGGGagtgctaacgttagctcgaTGCTAGGTTTGCGCTAACACTGTTTTTCAGGAGTGTAACTTGTAACATTGCCATGAATTAACAACGACGAGCTGTCGACGCCAGATCCTGTAAACACTTCGGTGGGTAAGACACGTACCTATGACgttaaataaatagatattttaACGCTGTCGGCGGGCGTTAGTGAGCTAACTTAGCATGAGTGTTTACACAGCTGCGGTTAGCCACCTTAGCTGGATTTAAGGATTTAGGATAAACCAGCAGCTGTCATCAGTGTTGTGTCAGTTCACCTGGAAAAGATGGAGTTAATCCAACAATCTGAGATATTTCCTTCGAGTTACGTTCAGTATTTTTGGCCTTACACTGGCTCGGTAGCAGTCATGGTAACTTTACAATGAGCTATGTCGATGGCAGGTTATTGTTAGTGGCTAACATACACACTGCATTATTATGAGTGACCTGTAACTGTGTTTATCGGACCTCGGTTCAGACAGTACCTGCTTGTGTGTAGTGGTCCTTGAAGCTGTCATTGATCAGTGACTTGTCTTCACAGTGCCTgcctggacagagacagaggtgtCAGGCATGTATGCCTCTGGGAAATACAGCTCGCGGGGCCCTGCTCTCATCCCACGGATGAAAACCAAGCACCGCATCTACTACATCACCCTCTTCTCTGTGGTGCTGCTCGGACTGATTGCCACTGGGATGTTTCAGTTCTGGCCTCACTCCATCGAGTCCGCCGCTGACTGGACTCTGGATAAGCGCAGTGTCCACGACGCGCCTCTGGTCCGCCTGCCTGTCTCCAGTCCCATTCCTGAGAGGGGTGATCTCAGCTGTCGCATGCACACCTGTTTTGATGTGTACAGATGTGGCTACAATCCTAAAAACAGAATCAAGGTGACTCCCTGTCAAAGCAGCTCTCCTGTCACTAAAGGCAAATCCAATCCTATTCATTCACTGTGATCCTTGTTAAAATGATGACCTATtgttaaaatgatttcttttgtAGGTCTACATCTACCCCCTGCAGAAGTTTGTGGATGAATTGGGAGTTCCCATCAGCAGTACCGGACTGTCTCGAGAATACAATGACCTGCTCAGTGCCATTTCCGACAGTGACTTTTACACTGATGACGTCACCAGGGCATGTCTTTTTATCCCATCTATTGATGTGCTTAATCAGAACTCCCTGCGCATCAGAGAGACTGCCCAGGCTCTGGCAATGCTGCCCAGGTAAACACAAGACccagtcaggaaaaaaaatgtgtcttgatCAGTTTGAACCATCTTATGTAGATGTTTACTGCTTTGCCACATTGCTCTTTACTCATTACTTGTTATGCACCTCTTTTTCTCAAATTGCTCTAatatatttgttgttattattggtGTTAAAGCTCAAATGTAGCTTtttaccccccaaaaaagatACCAAACATACCAAACATTAATCATTTGGGTCCTAAATTGCCAAAAGTAATGACCAATACCAACATAAGATGGAAATCTCACAGGAACCCAAAGATATGTctcaaaatgtctcttttctagccagtgtaaaataaaaaagttgtttaacatttatgtgaaatggggaaaaaagcaaaaaaataaaactgcaaatcTGCAGTTACTTCATTTTCAGTTGTTCAAGTAATCTGTTAATTAACTGAACTAATCATGTGTATATTTTGACAGATGGGACAAAGGGATGAATCACCTGCTTTTCAACATGTTACCTGGAGGCCCCCCGGACTACAACACCGCCTTGGATGTGCCCAGAGACAGGTAGCTACACTACTGTCTTAAAAGCTCACTTCCACaatgtttaaatcatttctgGCTTCTTGACGTTAACAGGCTGCATTAACAGAATGGaacaacaacatttattcatattttaatcaaaGTTACCACTGTTAAAAAGTGCATCAGATGATGTATTACCACAGTCATTTCAGACATATGCAGCCTAAAATGATCTAAAAGCCGTTTTCATCGCTGCTTTGGCTTGGCACTTATCTGTTAACTAAATGTAAGATATTTACCTCATCTTAttttaatattacttactataCTATAACTACACTATAATTGTAACGTTATGTGTCATTGACAGCACTATAGTAGGGTAACATATACACTGCACTTTTGATATTATTGTGAGGGACCTGTAACTGGATTTATCATTTTCTGGAGTAATGATACAGACAACAGTGTTACTTGTTAAGCAGGGATTGCAGGATTTTGCTTTTTAATCCCACAAATGAAGTCAATTCAAGTCACAGTCAGTTCAGACATAAACAGCCTAAAATGATCAAAAAGAGAATAGGAGGGGAGCATGTTATCaacttcatgttttcattgttctTTTAGCAACTTCTGTCTGATATAAATCAAAAGGATAAATTCACATTCTGTTTCCGGGACAGATGAAATTCATTGTCATGCTACAGTAGATTACGCAACCCTAAGTAGCATTTAATATAACTGCAGTCAATCACAGAGTGTTAAGAATGGTCATTTGATAAAGATGAAAGATATTTACAAGCAACTGGGAGataacatgttttaaagaggCCTTGAGGGGACTTCAAATCTGGTTGTATTTACCAGCAAGGAGCCTGTGTGCTTCAAGATGTCCTGTAGGCTAGAGTGATGGTTAAGGGTGGAAAAGGTTGGGTTTGTGAACACACAGCCTTCAGACAATGAACACTATCCTTAGCTGCAAGGAATTTCCTGGGCTCATCCAGCTGGAGTGCATTTGGCTTGGAGCCTCATCAGAaccaggtgtgtgtgactgacgGTGTGTTTCCACTTTATGTTCACCTTGCCTGAGAATAGAACAGGatccaaaatacattttatcacTTAGTGGACTACATGGGATCTATTAACCAGGGCACTAAGCCTTGTTTGATGTCACTTCTTGCCACACATCATCAGCATGTTGGTGGCAGTAGGAAGCAAAAGagcaaatgaattaatttgtgttttcttaagcTCATGCCTGTTGGATTCCCCAGTGTGTTGGAGCATTGTTACAGTCCAGGTCAATTTGTTTCAGAGTGTTGCTGGCTGGAGGTGGGTTCTCAACTTGGACCTACAGACAGGGTTATGACGTCAGTATCCCCGTGTACAGCCCCCTGTCTGCGGATGTTGAGCTGCCTGAGAGACAGCCTGGGTGAGTACATCTCTTAACTCTCATTATCTTGTTTGAGTATCACATCATGAGCAAATTACAATCACTTTACCTCATTTATCCACAACATCTTATCCACAGATGGTGCTCCAAGAGAACATAATGACGTATTTAGAAAGgacttgtaaataaaataaaagtatttgtGGTTTCTCAGCACTCTTCAGGCTAGCTGTGATTACAGAGTTATTTAACAGTATAAAGTATGCCTTGATAACAGTTGCTCCTGTCTTCAGGCCACGGCGCTACTTTATTCTGTCTTCTCAAACTGCCATCCATCGAGAGTACCGTGCTGAACTGGAGCGCTTGAAGGAAGAAAACGGAGAagcactgctcctcctggacaAGTGCAGCAACCTCTCACAGGGCGCCGCCTCTGCCCGAAAACGCTGCTACAAGGGGCAGGTGTATGACTACCCTCAGATCCTGCAGGTGAGAAGCACGACTGCATTAATAATGATGAGGTGGTTAAAGTTCCTTTAAAGGTTTTTGGTTCCTTATAGCAGTGGGAATGGATCAATAGAGCCTGGTCTCATTTAggtttttaacagttttctctaaatgtttctctgcaggagtCTTCGTTCTGTGTGGTTTTGCGGGGAGCACGATTGGGTCAGGCTGCCCTCAGTGATGTGCTACAGGCTGGCTGTGTCCCCGTCATCCTCGCTGACTCCTACATTCTGCCATTCTCTGAAGTACTTGATTGGAAAAGGTCAGTCTAACTCACTGAGCTGTTGGTGGGGCAAACAAGTAAATGGTTTAACGGTCTACCATTTTCAGTTGACTGACTCTTTCTGCACAGGGCATCTGTGGTTATTCCAGAGGAGAAGCTGTCAGAGATGTACACCATCCTGAAGAGTATTCCTCACAGACAAGTTGAAGAGATGCAGAGACAGGTAATAGTCACAATGTGTACCATTTTAAAAACTTCAAGTGCCTTGACATGGTGGTCAGAGGTGCTGTCAATAGGGTTAGAGTACGTCTGACATACATCTGTACCAGCCAACCTTGAATTACCTCCTTCGCTCAGtgcagattttaaaaagctttcaGAAGACTCGACTGTGTTGATTTTAGCTTGAGTCAAATGCACCTAACCCCTGAAGACAGctcactctctttttccatTTGATATCTGCATTGAGCCACAATAAACAAAAGTGAACGCAGCTATGAGAGAAGTGCACCGCTTCAGCTGCTCCTCATTCCCTTGTATCAACTCTAGTCCATTTAGTAATTATACTGGCCAAACAGACATTTTAGGCCAAGGGCTCAGAGACGGGCTTGGGATTTGATTACACCAGACAAGATCAAAAACACGGCCTGctcatcaggtgtgtgtgtgtgtgtgcatagctCACAGCTAACTTTGTAGCATAGATTTTTTTATAGCTATCTGCTAGTCACAGTACTCTGTGTAATAACGTCATTTTACTATGAATTTGGACAAATTAATGGCGTACTCAGTCACACTTTAAAAGCCTCCATGTTTGCTGTCCTCATtatcataataattattattttttgtctgtatACTTAACAGAGGTTAAAGATTGTAGGTACATAATGGTGATCAGttttctgaagaaaaacaaattgaacaattggaaaaaaaatcaaagcatgtGCATAGTTCAATGGAGGTCACACATGAAGGAGAATCTGCCACTTAGCAGATGAAATCAAGCTCACATTAGAAGAACATAGAGAGTGTTATGGGGATTTGTACCAGGGCCTAATGGGCGTGCAGAGCACTTTATGTTAAAAGCTTGTTTACAAAGCTCTTCCATGTTATGGATTTAGCTCTTGAAGATAATGGCTCTGTCCCAATATTCGCACTTGTGGTATTTGCAAGTTGGTAACTGACACATTTAACAGAGCTCACCGGGACACACGGGATTGATAAGAACATCCTGCCACTCACACAAATACAACTACTTTACATTACGCAATCGAGCACAGATGATTTAATGGAccgaatatatatatatataggatcAACCATTCAGTGTTATTATTACAATCTCATgaggacaacaaaaaaagagcaaataaatTGAGTTGCAGAGAATCACGTTGGTCTATTTATACATGAAATGGACATAGCACCATATTAATTTCAGgctaaagaaacatttcatgtaaaatacaacacatttcTCCAAATCTTTGATAAAAGagtgtaatatttaatatatatgcTTTTGCTATTCTTGATCCGTAAGATCTCTGGTGGGGCCAGCGATCTGTactgctcacacaaacacagtcgaGACCCTGAACTGCTTTCTCTGTGACCAGAGTCAAGAGAAGTAAAGGCTTAAAGACTTCAGTGAGTCAATCTGAacaatgctgattttattttgatgtaaGGGCAGAAACTTGACCGATCTTTACAAATATCTAGTGAAAGTACATCACAGCCAGGCACAgaaatgcaggtttttccacTACATTTCTCATTGCACatagttaattaaaaatgattaaaggTGACCATTTGTTACTTGATATTATAGTTTTAAATGTAGGTGTGTTCATAAATTGAATCTGTCAAAATTCACAGTAGACCCTAAAATTGTAATTTGGCAAGGCTTTGGTGAGTAGAACATGTCTACCAGAGCACAGCTAGCACACATTTCTGTTAAATCCCTTTTTGGGCTTTGAAGGCCTCACTTACCTTACCCTCACCCTTTTTTAatgtaagtttaaaaaaaaaatctcaaccAGCTAAGCTGAAACGTTGATTTATGGTTAAGCTGATGTATTTCATTAGTTTTGCCAGCAGAGGGCTCAGGAGCCTATCTATGTTCCCATGAAGAGTCAGAGGCTGCTCACAGTACTCGAAACTAGTTTTCTTCTCATCAGTTACCCTTTCccctttttatttcatgcaaatattaagaatatttttaatatagcaGTTTCAGTTTCTCATGCAGGGACACAACATTTGGTTAAGTAAAAGAGCAAGTCTTCTTAGAGACCAGCTCAAAGTGTAATAGATTACTGTTGAGCTTG
The Larimichthys crocea isolate SSNF chromosome VIII, L_crocea_2.0, whole genome shotgun sequence genome window above contains:
- the ext2 gene encoding exostosin-2; translated protein: MYASGKYSSRGPALIPRMKTKHRIYYITLFSVVLLGLIATGMFQFWPHSIESAADWTLDKRSVHDAPLVRLPVSSPIPERGDLSCRMHTCFDVYRCGYNPKNRIKVYIYPLQKFVDELGVPISSTGLSREYNDLLSAISDSDFYTDDVTRACLFIPSIDVLNQNSLRIRETAQALAMLPRWDKGMNHLLFNMLPGGPPDYNTALDVPRDRVLLAGGGFSTWTYRQGYDVSIPVYSPLSADVELPERQPGPRRYFILSSQTAIHREYRAELERLKEENGEALLLLDKCSNLSQGAASARKRCYKGQVYDYPQILQESSFCVVLRGARLGQAALSDVLQAGCVPVILADSYILPFSEVLDWKRASVVIPEEKLSEMYTILKSIPHRQVEEMQRQARWFWDAYFSSMKAIGLTTLQIINDRIYPYAARTYEQWNNPPVVKWSSVNSPLFLPLIPPRAPGFTAVVLTYDRVESLFRVITEISKVPSLAKLLVVWNNQNKSPPEESLWPKIGVPLKVVRTKENKLSNRFFPYDEIETEAVLAIDDDIIMLTSDELQFGYEVWREFPDRLVGYPGRLHLWDHEMGKWKYESEWTNEVSMVLTGAAFYHKYFNYLYTYKMPGDIKNWVDAHMNCEDIAMNFLVANITGKAPIKVTPRKKFKCPECTAIDGLSLDQTHMVERSECINKFASVFGTMPLKVVEHRADPVLYKDDFPEKLKSFPNIGSL